The Bradyrhizobium guangxiense genomic sequence ACGAGAAGCGTCCGCCGGATTATTCGATCGAGCAGGTGCTCACCGTGGCGCAGGAGGGCGAGGCCACCATCCCGGTGCTTGCCGGCTACCTGCATTCCTTCGCCTATCTCGCCGACGTCGCCAAGGTGCTGGACGGCGCGCTCAGCCCGAAGGGCAGCTATTTCATGTTCTGCAATAACATCGACTTCCTGGCGAAATACCGCACCAAGATCGGCGATATCGAGTTCCGGGTGCTGCCGTGTGACGAATCCACGGTGTGGAAGGAGATGATGGACCTCGCCGGCGTCGACAAGAACGACATCAAGAAGCTCGATACCGCCGGCAAGCTCGATTACCTGCTCGACGCTGCCAAGGGTCTCGACGGCTCCTATACCGATATCTCCTACGAGGAGGGCGTTGCGAAGATGGAGCCGGTGAAGAACCGTAACGAGAACCGTCCGGTCTGACGCGTCTGCGTCAGACTTCCTCCTCGCAGGCCGTTTCATCGTCCTCCACCAGCGTCACGCCGGTGACGCAAATATCGCCGTCAAGCACGGCGAGAGCGATCGGCGTCAGGCTCTCGCCCTTGCACGGCCCATCGACACAACGGCCCGTGCCGAGCTCGAAGGCGGCGCCGTGCTTCCCGCACAGCAGCCTTGTGCCGTTACCATCCAGGAACTGGTTGCGTTCCCAGTCCAGGTTCACGCCGTTGTGGGGGCAGCGGTTGAGATAGCCGAACACCTGCTTGCCCCAGCGCACGATGACGATCGGCCAGGGCCGCGGCGCGCCGTCCTCGCCGACGATCATGAGATGAAAGCCGATCGCCCGCTGGCTCGGAATGTCGTTGAAAGCGCAGATCGCATAAGCGGTATTCTGGTCCATGCTGCCCTCGTTCGCGGCCGGGTATTTTCAAAGCGTTGCAAGAATCGCGCTAGGCCAGCGTAGCGCGCTGGCTTGGGTCTGTCTGGAATCCGACAGGTGCGCCTTCGTTGTCGGAATGACCTGGCTTGGACGGCATAAGGGCGCGCGTTGCGCGCCGATTCCTTCATATTCCGGACCGCATTGGCTCCCGCGACACGAGCGCAAGATGGCATGGAAATTGATGTTGCTCAGTCAGGCCCTTCGGCATGGAGAACGACATGAACGTTGCGTCTGAATTTGCCGCCTGCTCGGAAGAGGAGATCAAGGCGCTGCTCGACGGCGGCACGCTGACCGTCTACTCGGTCGCGCGCCCGATCACCGCCGACCGTCCGGTCGATCGCAGCGCAGTGCTCGCCACCTTCAAATTCGCAAGCCCCGCTTTCGACGGCGATGGCGGCGTAAGCCTCGCGGCCAACCCGGTGCCGGCGAGCAGCGTCGGCACGCCAGGCTTTGCACGTGCCTGCAAGGCCGACGGCACTGTGGTCGCGGATTTCTCCGCCGGGCCTGGCCCGCGCGAGATCAAGTTCACCGAGGTCTCGTGCTCGCAAGGCGCCCCCGTGAAGATCGTCGCGTTCAAGTTCATCGCCGAAGGCTGCTGGCCGGAGCGCCCGGACTATTACGATGCGCATCCCCGTCCCGGCTTTGCCATGCCGCTGGTGCCGTGATGCCTGCGCTGGCGAACGAGCACGTCCTGTCCGACGGCGACAGGTTCGAGCTGCGGGCGAACGTCGACCGGTCCGTCTTCGTGCTGCGGTCGAAGGCCGACTTCTTCATCGCGCGTCTGGCGGGGGAAGAGGCCATACGCTTCGAGGCCGATTATCATGCCGTACGGCAGCAACATCCCGCCTGGAGGCCCGATCAGGCGCTGGCCCGGCTCTGGGACGAGGACGGCTACATGTGGTACGCGGCGCAGGAGGCCGAGTGACGATGGCGATACTGGTCAAGACCACGCAGGACGGCCGCAAGCTCGAGGTCGTCGGGCTCGCGATCACGCTGGGCGGCAAGCTCGAAGCCAATGAGCTGGTCGAGGTGAAGGATCATCCCTATCGCCGCGCGATCCGCGCCGCCGCACCGGAGGCGAGCCACATTGCCGGCCGCGTGCCCCTGACCCCCGAGGAAGCCGAAATCGTGCTCGCCGCGTTCAAGCAGGCGGAAGCCGACATGCTCGCCAATCCCGTCGCCATTCACGAACGTTTCCGCATCGCTGCGATGATGAAGGCGCGCGAACAGGGGATCGAGTAGAGCGGGAGCCCCGCGGGCGTCAGTTCAGCGCGTGCCTGCGCCGGCGATAGCGGCCTGCCTCGCCGACCTCGAACATCGCCCCAATCCCGGGATGGCTGACAGGCTCGCCGGACTCATCGGGCTCGAGGTCGCGTTCCGCTATGCAGGCCACATAGGGGATCTCGTCGTCTTCGGCGAACAGCCGGTAGACCAGGCCCGTCGCCGTCCCGTCGGGCACGACTTCGCCATCCGTGCCGGCAAACGACGTATCGACGTCGAAAATGACGC encodes the following:
- the hspQ gene encoding heat shock protein HspQ, translated to MTKTRFARYNIGQVIRHRLYAMRGVIFDVDTSFAGTDGEVVPDGTATGLVYRLFAEDDEIPYVACIAERDLEPDESGEPVSHPGIGAMFEVGEAGRYRRRRHALN
- a CDS encoding Rieske (2Fe-2S) protein, which gives rise to MDQNTAYAICAFNDIPSQRAIGFHLMIVGEDGAPRPWPIVIVRWGKQVFGYLNRCPHNGVNLDWERNQFLDGNGTRLLCGKHGAAFELGTGRCVDGPCKGESLTPIALAVLDGDICVTGVTLVEDDETACEEEV